Genomic segment of Pseudomonas sp. DY-1:
CTGTCCCTGGCGGCCGTGCTTGGCGTCGCCCTGATCGCCGTCTGGGTGCTCTGGGAAGAACGCGGCGAGGAACACCGCTTCGCCCGGCTCGATATCCAGCTCACCTACGCCCCGCAAACCTGCCCCGCCGACCGTCCACTGGAAATCCGCGTGCGCAACGGCGACGACGCGGTGCTGCGCGATTTCGCCTGGCAGGTCCAGGCCTTCCGCCCCGGCGATACCATCAACCTGGCCCAGCCCAGCTACGACCATCCACGCTACCTCGGCCCGTCCGAACTGCAGCCCGGTACCCAGTGGCAGGACTGCCTGGCCCTGCCGCCCATTCGCCAGGGTTATCGCGCACAATCCCTGGAGTTTCGCGCCGCCAATTTGCGTGGCAAATTCGTCGACTGAACTGACAGCGCCCCCTCCCCCGGCCCCTCTCCCGCTTGCGGGAGAGGGGGACAAGCAATCCGCGCAGACCTCGACGGTGGCACGGACGGCCCCCTCTCCCTTCAGGGAGAGGGCTGGGGAGAGGGCGAACCGGATGCCCCCCAGCAAAGGACTCGAGATGCCCAATCCCACCGCCCTGATCACCGGATGCTCCAGCGGCATCGGCCGCGCCCTGGCCGACGCCTTCAAGGCCGCCGGCTACAGCGTCTGGGCCACCGCCCGCAAGCCGCAGGACCTGGCCACGCTGGAAACCGCCGGCTTCGTCGCCGTGGCGCTGGACGTGAATGACCAGGCCGCCGTCGCCGCCCTTGCCGAGCGACTGGAACGGGAGG
This window contains:
- a CDS encoding multidrug transporter, with amino-acid sequence MLIGAVLFLTWLVLLLRYPAKALPLSLAAVLGVALIAVWVLWEERGEEHRFARLDIQLTYAPQTCPADRPLEIRVRNGDDAVLRDFAWQVQAFRPGDTINLAQPSYDHPRYLGPSELQPGTQWQDCLALPPIRQGYRAQSLEFRAANLRGKFVD